A DNA window from bacterium contains the following coding sequences:
- a CDS encoding DegT/DnrJ/EryC1/StrS family aminotransferase: MIPVFRPKMNKEEILPELEKIFDAGWIGLGPKTAEFEEKFADYIGVKYAIGVNSATSALHLANYVLGIKQGDEVVVPSMTFVSTALACLYCGATPVFADVEEDTLCIDPENIKEKITPKTKAIIPVHYGGHACKMDEIMEIANKHNLWVIEDNSHGCGGKYKGVMLGSIGIMGCFSFHAVKNLPTGDGGMITTNDKRLYNELKKLRWLGIDKGTWERSSKESYSWEYKVDRLGFKYHMNDITAVIGLAQLKVVDEHNLIRRKYAKKYDEAFKDVKWVVPLVEKDYAYSSRHIYAVKILMRDELNRYLYLKGISTGVHYKPIHHFKIFGNVKVNLPITEKVWHKLLTLPLYPDMSDEEFEKIVNEIIKFGKEKEW, from the coding sequence ATGATTCCAGTATTTAGACCTAAAATGAACAAGGAAGAAATTTTGCCAGAATTAGAAAAAATATTTGATGCGGGCTGGATTGGACTAGGTCCTAAAACAGCGGAGTTTGAAGAAAAATTTGCTGATTATATTGGCGTAAAATACGCTATTGGTGTAAATTCTGCTACATCAGCTCTGCATTTAGCAAACTATGTTTTAGGAATTAAGCAGGGCGATGAAGTTGTTGTCCCTTCAATGACTTTTGTCTCTACCGCATTAGCTTGTTTATATTGTGGTGCTACACCAGTTTTTGCAGATGTTGAGGAGGATACTCTGTGTATTGACCCTGAAAATATAAAAGAAAAGATAACGCCAAAAACAAAGGCAATAATTCCAGTTCATTACGGTGGGCACGCTTGTAAAATGGACGAAATAATGGAAATAGCGAATAAACATAATCTTTGGGTTATAGAAGACAATTCCCATGGTTGTGGTGGCAAATATAAGGGGGTTATGTTGGGCTCTATTGGAATTATGGGATGTTTTAGCTTTCATGCTGTGAAAAATTTGCCAACCGGTGACGGCGGTATGATAACAACTAATGATAAGAGGCTATACAACGAGCTCAAAAAATTGAGATGGCTTGGCATTGATAAAGGAACTTGGGAACGGTCTTCTAAAGAGAGCTATTCCTGGGAGTATAAAGTGGATAGATTAGGTTTTAAGTATCATATGAATGATATCACTGCAGTCATCGGATTGGCACAACTTAAGGTCGTTGATGAACATAATCTAATTCGTCGGAAATATGCTAAAAAGTATGACGAAGCGTTTAAGGATGTGAAGTGGGTTGTACCCCTGGTTGAGAAAGATTATGCTTACAGCAGTCGTCACATTTATGCAGTGAAAATCCTTATGAGAGACGAATTAAATAGATATTTGTATTTAAAGGGAATTTCTACTGGGGTTCATTACAAGCCAATCCATCATTTTAAAATTTTTGGTAATGTTAAGGTAAATCTCCCAATTACTGAAAAAGTATGGCACAAATTACTAACTCTTCCACTTTACCCTGATATGAGTGATGAGGAGTTCGAAAAGATTGTTAATGAGATAATCAAATTTGGCAAAGAGAAAGAATGGTAA
- a CDS encoding radical SAM protein, translated as MNYKISDMISFVRKHNFSQLINRVKKELYLRTTYLNYTPFHIGIYATDRCNLNCRMCLRTATNKEFDYCHQISDDMTLNTFQRIIDRFPRATSVNIAGLGEPFLNPNIFDMIKYANQNNMGVSIITNGILIGDKIKDIIDSSLDSISISINANDSYKYKKVTGSHFFDIVLENVRKLVEMRNKKNTKLSIRISYVCTKSNYKHIPEMIKLAEQLRVDYLDFQNLIPTRREGFTENQCLFDDDYEIVELLSNLPKPNSNLIIALPKLLQRKIKKRLCTSYFTSIRVDANGNVSGCGRVITPNQEYGNIFTDKDVWNLPHFQEMRRMFINHSIPLLDCCRTCVENSSHIAKILCNNTLRW; from the coding sequence ATGAATTACAAGATCTCAGATATGATTAGTTTTGTACGAAAGCATAACTTTTCGCAACTCATTAATAGAGTCAAAAAAGAACTATATTTGAGAACTACTTACTTGAATTATACACCATTTCATATAGGAATTTACGCCACAGACAGATGCAATCTTAATTGTCGAATGTGTCTTCGTACTGCCACCAATAAAGAATTTGATTATTGTCATCAAATAAGCGATGATATGACTCTCAATACCTTTCAAAGGATTATAGATCGATTTCCTAGAGCTACAAGTGTGAATATCGCCGGATTAGGTGAGCCATTTTTAAACCCAAATATTTTTGATATGATTAAATATGCAAACCAAAATAATATGGGAGTGAGCATTATTACTAATGGTATTCTCATAGGCGATAAGATTAAGGATATCATTGATTCATCATTGGACTCAATTTCTATTAGCATAAATGCAAACGATTCTTATAAATATAAAAAAGTTACTGGAAGTCACTTTTTTGATATAGTTTTAGAAAATGTCAGAAAATTAGTTGAAATGAGAAATAAGAAGAATACAAAGCTTTCTATTCGTATTTCATATGTTTGTACAAAGTCAAATTATAAGCATATACCAGAGATGATTAAATTAGCAGAACAACTCAGAGTAGACTATCTTGATTTTCAGAATCTTATTCCCACACGCAGGGAAGGGTTCACAGAAAACCAGTGCTTATTTGATGACGACTACGAAATTGTAGAGTTATTATCGAATTTACCTAAACCTAATTCTAATTTAATTATCGCCCTTCCTAAACTTCTCCAACGGAAGATAAAAAAGAGATTATGCACTTCATATTTTACTTCTATACGTGTCGATGCTAATGGAAATGTTAGTGGTTGTGGAAGGGTGATTACACCAAATCAAGAATACGGTAATATCTTTACTGACAAGGATGTATGGAACCTGCCTCACTTCCAAGAAATGCGAAGGATGTTTATTAATCATTCAATCCCATTACTTGATTGTTGCAGAACTTGCGTTGAAAATAGTAGCCATATAGCAAAGATTTTATGTAATAACACTCTACGTTGGTGA
- a CDS encoding glycosyltransferase family 4 protein translates to MKILFLTFGPTVVASSRTRVFQYLPFFIKDKIKFKVITYNPSYGYTIPTVFLRRELVFKIAKSLYKRINNKYNFFYSFFQTVRFLSYINRYDIIFIQKVLLPTSIIERIKNIYKKPIIFDFDDAIYAGKPYDKQKFDQQIPLYDLIILENSFTKQYVNEFGNDNIIMITGPIDCNRYYSKVWTKKDKIIIGWIGSLSTQKYLTMLKNTFKRLNTTYKNLIFELIGAQNIDFDGVPIRLKRWSLDNEVKDLQNFDIGIAPLPDNEWTRGKGGYKLLQYMAIGIPCVASPVGINRELVKDGENGFLAETEDEWFKKLSILIESPELRRDMGIRGRDLVVKNYSLEVAAPKLISGLKQLVWKSYN, encoded by the coding sequence ATGAAAATATTATTCCTTACCTTTGGTCCCACAGTGGTGGCAAGCAGCAGGACAAGAGTTTTTCAATATTTACCATTTTTTATAAAAGATAAAATAAAATTTAAAGTGATCACTTACAACCCAAGTTATGGGTATACTATACCAACTGTATTCCTAAGGAGAGAATTAGTTTTTAAAATTGCAAAAAGTTTATATAAGAGGATTAATAACAAGTACAACTTTTTCTATTCCTTTTTTCAGACGGTTCGATTCTTAAGCTATATCAACCGGTATGACATAATTTTTATTCAGAAAGTGTTACTTCCTACCTCAATAATAGAAAGAATAAAGAATATTTACAAAAAACCAATCATTTTTGACTTCGACGATGCTATATATGCTGGTAAGCCTTACGACAAACAAAAATTTGACCAACAGATACCTTTGTATGATTTAATCATTCTGGAGAATTCATTTACAAAACAATATGTTAATGAATTTGGAAATGATAATATTATAATGATAACAGGTCCTATAGATTGCAATCGGTATTATTCTAAAGTTTGGACTAAAAAAGATAAAATTATTATTGGGTGGATTGGTAGTCTCTCTACACAGAAGTATCTCACTATGTTAAAAAATACATTCAAGAGATTAAATACCACCTATAAGAATTTGATTTTCGAACTAATTGGTGCCCAAAATATAGATTTTGATGGAGTGCCTATTAGACTGAAAAGATGGAGTTTGGATAATGAGGTAAAGGATTTACAGAATTTTGATATAGGAATTGCACCTTTGCCAGATAACGAGTGGACACGGGGAAAAGGTGGCTATAAATTGTTACAATATATGGCAATAGGAATTCCATGTGTAGCATCACCTGTAGGTATTAATAGGGAATTGGTTAAAGATGGAGAAAATGGCTTCTTAGCTGAGACTGAAGATGAGTGGTTTAAGAAACTTTCTATTTTAATTGAAAGCCCTGAATTAAGGAGAGATATGGGAATAAGGGGAAGAGATTTAGTTGTCAAGAATTATTCGCTCGAAGTAGCAGCCCCAAAGTTAATATCTGGTCTAAAGCAACTAGTGTGGAAGTCGTATAACTGA